A single genomic interval of Megalobrama amblycephala isolate DHTTF-2021 linkage group LG17, ASM1881202v1, whole genome shotgun sequence harbors:
- the eif2b5 gene encoding translation initiation factor eIF-2B subunit epsilon isoform X2 produces MASKTGKQSRPRKAVSDKDEEEQPLQAVLIADSFNRRFFPVTKDQPRALLPLANVSMIDYTLEFLTSTGVQETFVFCCWMSSKIKEHLQKSKWCRPTSPNIVHIITSDLYRSLGDVLRDVDAKTLVRSDFLLVYGDVVSNIDVSQALQEHRQRRKMEKNVSVMTMIFKESSPGHKTRCEDDDIIVAMDSKSKRILHYQKAQALKRLHFPMNIFHSGSDEFEIRFDLLDCHISICSPQVAELFTDNFDYQTKNDFVRGILVNEEILGNQIHMHVTKDGYGARVSNLLMYDTISSDMIRRWIYPITPEANFADQEGQSCTHSRHNVYREPGVSLGHGSQMEENVLIGRNTVIGANCTISNTVIGANCVIGDNVTLERAYIWNRVHIANNVKVKQSVICDCVEVKHGVVLNDQCVLAYNVVVGPDIALQEGTVLSMHHPDEEDDEDDDEFLSDDNDVGYNKDKIKQKVFNPAEVGSEGKGYRWKSSSLDDTEEDELADGIWGLVLNPDPESDSESEVSEGSHDPGSHTASPELDDVKVFQNEVHGTLQRGLDENIGCDNLVLEINSLKYAYNISLKEVMQILMRVVLEFPFHQQGAQITTAQYSSHLLPLLKKWAPVFKNYVKRAQDQMDCLTSMEEVFLELDTHWAAMVKVLMSMYQLEILEEDVIMRWFSQGVTTDKSQQLRRNQGDCQ; encoded by the exons ATGGCAAGCAAAACAGGGAAACAGAGTCGCCCTAGAAAGGCAGTATCGGATAAGGATGAAGAGGAGCAGCCACTGCAGGCTGTTCTCATTGCCGACAGCTTCAACCGCAGGTTCTTCCCCGTCACCAAAGACCAGCCGCGG GCCCTTCTGCCTCTGGCTAATGTCTCCATGATTGACTACACACTAGAGTTTCTGACATCTACTGGAGTGCAAGAGACCTTTGTCTTCTGTTGCTGGATGTCCAGCAAAATAAAGGAACACTTACA aaagtCAAAATGGTGCCGCCCCACATCTCCCAATATAGTCCACATCATCACCTCTGATCTATACCGTTCCCTTGGAGATGTATTAAGGGACGTGGACGCAAAAACTCTAGTCCGCTCTGACTTTCTGCTGGTATATGGGGATGTGGTGTCCAACATTGATGTTTCTCAGGCTTTACAAGAACACAG aCAGCGGCGCAAAATGGAGAAGAATGTCTCTGTGATGACCATGATCTTCAAAGAGTCCTCGCCAGGCCACAAGACTCGCTGTGAAGATGATGACATCATAGTAGCTATGGACAGCAAAAGCAAGCGCATTCTTCATTACCAGAAAGCACAGGCATTAAAGAGACTTCATTTCCCTATG AATATTTTCCATAGTGGAAGTGACGAATTTGAAATTAGGTTTGATCTTTTGGATTGTCATATTAGCATCTGTTCTCCACAG GTTGCTGAGCTTTTCACAGACAACTTTGACTACCAAACAAAAAATGACTTTGTCCGTGGGATTCTAGTCAATGAAGAG ATCCTGGGAAACCAGATCCACATGCATGTCACTAAAGATGGATATGGGGCTCGTGTGTCTAACCTCCTGATGTACGACACAATCTCTTCCGACATGATCCGACGCTGGATCTATCCGATCACACCTGAGGCCAACTTTGCAGACCAAGAAGGCCAGAGCTGTACACACTCTCGACATAATGTGTACCGTGAGCCAGGGGTCAGTCTGGGTCACGGCAGCCAGATGGAGGAAAATGTGCTTATTGGCCGAAATACAGTGATTGGAGCAAACTGCACCATATCAAATACTGTGATTGGAGCAAACTGTGTCATCG GAGACAATGTGACTCTGGAAAGAGCTTACATATGGAATAGAGTCCACATAGCAAACAATGTGAAGGTGAAGCAGTCAGTTATCTGTGATTGTGTGGAGGTGAAACACGGAGTTGTTTTGAATGATCAGTGTGTGCTTGCCTACAAT GTTGTGGTGGGTCCAGATATTGCTCTTCAAGAAGGCACAGTTCTGTCCATGCACCATCCAGATGAAgaggatgatgaagatgatgatgagtTCTTGAGTGATGACAATGATGTTGGCTACAATAAAGACAAAATCAAACAGAAAG tttttaacccagcagagGTGGGTTCAGAGGGTAAAGGATACAGATGGAAAAGCAGCAGTCTTGATGACACAGAGGAAGATGAGCTTGCTGATGGCATTTGGG GCCTAGTGTTGAATCCTGACCCAGAGAGTGACAGTGAAAGTGAGGTCAGTGAGGGATCACATGACCCTGGAAGCCATACTGCATCACCTGAATTGGATGATGTCAAAG TGTTTCAGAACGAGGTTCATGGAACGTTACAGAGAGGATTGGATGAGAATATAGGTTGTGACAATCTGGTCCTTGAGATTAACTCACTCAA GTATGCCTACAACATTTCTTTGAAGGAAGTAATGCAAATCTTGATGAGAGTTGTGCTTGAGTTTCCTTTCCACCAGCAGGGGGCACAGATAACCACAGCTCAGTATTCATCACACCTGCTCCCT TTGTTAAAGAAGTGGGCGCCAGTCTTCAAGAACTACGTGAAGAGGGCTCAAGACCAAATGGACTGTCTGACTTCCATGGAGGAGGTTTTCCTTGAACTTGACACCCATTGGGCAGCTATGGTCAAA GTGCTGATGAGTATGTACCAGCTGGAGATCTTGGAGGAGGATGTCATCATGCGCTGGTTCTCACAGGGTGTCACCACAGACAAGAGCCAACAACTCCGCCGTAATCAAGGG GACTGTCAATGA
- the eif2b5 gene encoding translation initiation factor eIF-2B subunit epsilon isoform X1 yields MASKTGKQSRPRKAVSDKDEEEQPLQAVLIADSFNRRFFPVTKDQPRALLPLANVSMIDYTLEFLTSTGVQETFVFCCWMSSKIKEHLQKSKWCRPTSPNIVHIITSDLYRSLGDVLRDVDAKTLVRSDFLLVYGDVVSNIDVSQALQEHRQRRKMEKNVSVMTMIFKESSPGHKTRCEDDDIIVAMDSKSKRILHYQKAQALKRLHFPMNIFHSGSDEFEIRFDLLDCHISICSPQVAELFTDNFDYQTKNDFVRGILVNEEILGNQIHMHVTKDGYGARVSNLLMYDTISSDMIRRWIYPITPEANFADQEGQSCTHSRHNVYREPGVSLGHGSQMEENVLIGRNTVIGANCTISNTVIGANCVIGDNVTLERAYIWNRVHIANNVKVKQSVICDCVEVKHGVVLNDQCVLAYNVVVGPDIALQEGTVLSMHHPDEEDDEDDDEFLSDDNDVGYNKDKIKQKVFNPAEVGSEGKGYRWKSSSLDDTEEDELADGIWGLVLNPDPESDSESEVSEGSHDPGSHTASPELDDVKVFQNEVHGTLQRGLDENIGCDNLVLEINSLKYAYNISLKEVMQILMRVVLEFPFHQQGAQITTAQYSSHLLPLLKKWAPVFKNYVKRAQDQMDCLTSMEEVFLELDTHWAAMVKVLMSMYQLEILEEDVIMRWFSQGVTTDKSQQLRRNQGLLKFIQWLEEAEESSEGDELT; encoded by the exons ATGGCAAGCAAAACAGGGAAACAGAGTCGCCCTAGAAAGGCAGTATCGGATAAGGATGAAGAGGAGCAGCCACTGCAGGCTGTTCTCATTGCCGACAGCTTCAACCGCAGGTTCTTCCCCGTCACCAAAGACCAGCCGCGG GCCCTTCTGCCTCTGGCTAATGTCTCCATGATTGACTACACACTAGAGTTTCTGACATCTACTGGAGTGCAAGAGACCTTTGTCTTCTGTTGCTGGATGTCCAGCAAAATAAAGGAACACTTACA aaagtCAAAATGGTGCCGCCCCACATCTCCCAATATAGTCCACATCATCACCTCTGATCTATACCGTTCCCTTGGAGATGTATTAAGGGACGTGGACGCAAAAACTCTAGTCCGCTCTGACTTTCTGCTGGTATATGGGGATGTGGTGTCCAACATTGATGTTTCTCAGGCTTTACAAGAACACAG aCAGCGGCGCAAAATGGAGAAGAATGTCTCTGTGATGACCATGATCTTCAAAGAGTCCTCGCCAGGCCACAAGACTCGCTGTGAAGATGATGACATCATAGTAGCTATGGACAGCAAAAGCAAGCGCATTCTTCATTACCAGAAAGCACAGGCATTAAAGAGACTTCATTTCCCTATG AATATTTTCCATAGTGGAAGTGACGAATTTGAAATTAGGTTTGATCTTTTGGATTGTCATATTAGCATCTGTTCTCCACAG GTTGCTGAGCTTTTCACAGACAACTTTGACTACCAAACAAAAAATGACTTTGTCCGTGGGATTCTAGTCAATGAAGAG ATCCTGGGAAACCAGATCCACATGCATGTCACTAAAGATGGATATGGGGCTCGTGTGTCTAACCTCCTGATGTACGACACAATCTCTTCCGACATGATCCGACGCTGGATCTATCCGATCACACCTGAGGCCAACTTTGCAGACCAAGAAGGCCAGAGCTGTACACACTCTCGACATAATGTGTACCGTGAGCCAGGGGTCAGTCTGGGTCACGGCAGCCAGATGGAGGAAAATGTGCTTATTGGCCGAAATACAGTGATTGGAGCAAACTGCACCATATCAAATACTGTGATTGGAGCAAACTGTGTCATCG GAGACAATGTGACTCTGGAAAGAGCTTACATATGGAATAGAGTCCACATAGCAAACAATGTGAAGGTGAAGCAGTCAGTTATCTGTGATTGTGTGGAGGTGAAACACGGAGTTGTTTTGAATGATCAGTGTGTGCTTGCCTACAAT GTTGTGGTGGGTCCAGATATTGCTCTTCAAGAAGGCACAGTTCTGTCCATGCACCATCCAGATGAAgaggatgatgaagatgatgatgagtTCTTGAGTGATGACAATGATGTTGGCTACAATAAAGACAAAATCAAACAGAAAG tttttaacccagcagagGTGGGTTCAGAGGGTAAAGGATACAGATGGAAAAGCAGCAGTCTTGATGACACAGAGGAAGATGAGCTTGCTGATGGCATTTGGG GCCTAGTGTTGAATCCTGACCCAGAGAGTGACAGTGAAAGTGAGGTCAGTGAGGGATCACATGACCCTGGAAGCCATACTGCATCACCTGAATTGGATGATGTCAAAG TGTTTCAGAACGAGGTTCATGGAACGTTACAGAGAGGATTGGATGAGAATATAGGTTGTGACAATCTGGTCCTTGAGATTAACTCACTCAA GTATGCCTACAACATTTCTTTGAAGGAAGTAATGCAAATCTTGATGAGAGTTGTGCTTGAGTTTCCTTTCCACCAGCAGGGGGCACAGATAACCACAGCTCAGTATTCATCACACCTGCTCCCT TTGTTAAAGAAGTGGGCGCCAGTCTTCAAGAACTACGTGAAGAGGGCTCAAGACCAAATGGACTGTCTGACTTCCATGGAGGAGGTTTTCCTTGAACTTGACACCCATTGGGCAGCTATGGTCAAA GTGCTGATGAGTATGTACCAGCTGGAGATCTTGGAGGAGGATGTCATCATGCGCTGGTTCTCACAGGGTGTCACCACAGACAAGAGCCAACAACTCCGCCGTAATCAAGGG CTCTTGAAGTTCATTCAGTGGTTAGAAGAAGCTGAGGAGTcttcagagggagatgaatTAACGTGA
- the LOC125250377 gene encoding mitochondrial ubiquitin ligase activator of nfkb 1-A isoform X2: MSDSLLNPLTVICTGSCFAFSGLFYKLYCEKKLEIQKLKEIPNFQADHHLLRILNASSNKRLNYVAVEGLVQAVGEPISSQYVPRCYGVIQKITVNEHWKYWNSLLKSWVSKKVNKKQTTNTVPFSLIQPGSYISEVSVRVDSPLEASGDYLKQVHKRLRHAKEGLVDVVLQELSGEKPVAQEEREELLRVGVSLTGFGELVLEQDKIMRLQPPKDGRSYVLIPSDYKSFMQRHENSANMWKGLTALFGITGFTLLAAFIHSSLKDKKTS, translated from the exons ATGAGTGATTCTCTCCTTAACCCACTGACCGTCATATGTACGGGATCCTGCTTTGCCTTCTCTGGACTGTTTTATAAACTGTACTGCGAAAAAAAACTAGAAATACAGAAGCTGAAG GAGATACCCAACTTCCAAGCAGACCATCACCTGCTCAGGATTCTGAATGCATCATCCAACAAGAGACTTAATTATGTTGCTGTAGAAG GATTGGTGCAGGCTGTTGGAGAGCCCATTTCCAGCCAGTATGTTCCACGGTGTTATGGTGTCATCCAAAAGATTACCGTGAACGAGCACTGGAAATACTGGAACTCTCTTCTGAAGTCATG GGTCTCCAAAAAAGTGAACAAGAAGCAGACCACCAACACAGTGCCCTTCAGCTTGATCCAGCCCGGATCATACATCAGTGAGGTTTCTGTCCGCGTGGACTCGCCTCTGGAGGCGTCCGGTGATTACCTCAAGCAGGTGCACAAGCGCCTCAGGCATGCTAAAGAGGGGCTTGTAGATGTTGTTTTGCAAGAATTGAGTGGGGAGAAGCCTGTGGCCCAAGAAGAGCGAGAGGAGCTGCTGCGTGTGGGGGTGTCCCTCACAGGATTCGGCGAGCTTGTGCTGGAGCAGGATAAGATCATGAGATTACAACCACCCAAAGATGGCCGCAGCTATGTCCTGATCCCCAGCGATTATAAGAGCTTCATGCAGCGACATGAGAACAGCGCTAACATGTGGAAAGGGCTGACGGCTCTGTTTGGAATAACAGGGTTTACACTCTTAGCGGCTTTTATTCATAGTagtcttaaggataaaaaaactAGCTGA
- the LOC125250377 gene encoding mitochondrial ubiquitin ligase activator of nfkb 1-A isoform X1 — protein sequence MIIFKKNTHTKTPLKRASHIATDCAETEMSDSLLNPLTVICTGSCFAFSGLFYKLYCEKKLEIQKLKEIPNFQADHHLLRILNASSNKRLNYVAVEGLVQAVGEPISSQYVPRCYGVIQKITVNEHWKYWNSLLKSWVSKKVNKKQTTNTVPFSLIQPGSYISEVSVRVDSPLEASGDYLKQVHKRLRHAKEGLVDVVLQELSGEKPVAQEEREELLRVGVSLTGFGELVLEQDKIMRLQPPKDGRSYVLIPSDYKSFMQRHENSANMWKGLTALFGITGFTLLAAFIHSSLKDKKTS from the exons atgatcatatttaaaaaaaacacacacacgaaAACTCCTCTAAAAAGAGCCAGCCACATTGCTACCGATTGTGCAGAAACTG AAATGAGTGATTCTCTCCTTAACCCACTGACCGTCATATGTACGGGATCCTGCTTTGCCTTCTCTGGACTGTTTTATAAACTGTACTGCGAAAAAAAACTAGAAATACAGAAGCTGAAG GAGATACCCAACTTCCAAGCAGACCATCACCTGCTCAGGATTCTGAATGCATCATCCAACAAGAGACTTAATTATGTTGCTGTAGAAG GATTGGTGCAGGCTGTTGGAGAGCCCATTTCCAGCCAGTATGTTCCACGGTGTTATGGTGTCATCCAAAAGATTACCGTGAACGAGCACTGGAAATACTGGAACTCTCTTCTGAAGTCATG GGTCTCCAAAAAAGTGAACAAGAAGCAGACCACCAACACAGTGCCCTTCAGCTTGATCCAGCCCGGATCATACATCAGTGAGGTTTCTGTCCGCGTGGACTCGCCTCTGGAGGCGTCCGGTGATTACCTCAAGCAGGTGCACAAGCGCCTCAGGCATGCTAAAGAGGGGCTTGTAGATGTTGTTTTGCAAGAATTGAGTGGGGAGAAGCCTGTGGCCCAAGAAGAGCGAGAGGAGCTGCTGCGTGTGGGGGTGTCCCTCACAGGATTCGGCGAGCTTGTGCTGGAGCAGGATAAGATCATGAGATTACAACCACCCAAAGATGGCCGCAGCTATGTCCTGATCCCCAGCGATTATAAGAGCTTCATGCAGCGACATGAGAACAGCGCTAACATGTGGAAAGGGCTGACGGCTCTGTTTGGAATAACAGGGTTTACACTCTTAGCGGCTTTTATTCATAGTagtcttaaggataaaaaaactAGCTGA